A region of uncultured Carboxylicivirga sp. DNA encodes the following proteins:
- a CDS encoding histidine kinase, with translation MKKSSVSKYVVRFIKEFLLLALIGNGIVYFIMGYHEITIPVLLKNTLFSFIGGWPMLKSVAWLVQSLDKNVPWLVYPLKRLIYQSVGMILLCAFFILLAVGIAFIWHRTMEEIDIELFLSQVGLSLKIAFGFLILSSLVTNSVLFFKKWKDAAVEQERLKHEHTALQYETLKSQVNPHFLFNSLNALIQLIHTDADKAEAYVKKLSHVYRFVLDMKDKETVALKKELQAVEDYIFLLKIKYGDSLKVSFPDELPEGARIVPLSLQMLLENVVKHNVIARSKPVEVTIHLKNDYLIVKNNINEKTDKEHSTGIGLENISTRYRYLTNKTVTIHHEEGRFEVGLPLMSIIKKEE, from the coding sequence ATGAAAAAATCGTCAGTTTCTAAATATGTAGTCAGATTTATTAAAGAGTTTTTGTTGCTAGCCTTAATAGGTAATGGGATCGTATATTTTATCATGGGCTATCATGAAATTACCATACCTGTTTTGCTTAAAAATACACTTTTTTCATTCATTGGAGGATGGCCCATGCTTAAGAGTGTGGCTTGGCTGGTTCAATCATTAGATAAAAACGTGCCATGGTTGGTTTATCCTCTTAAGCGATTGATTTACCAGTCAGTGGGAATGATTTTACTCTGTGCCTTTTTTATTCTTTTAGCAGTTGGAATAGCTTTTATCTGGCATAGAACAATGGAGGAGATAGATATAGAATTGTTCCTCAGTCAGGTGGGCCTTAGTCTTAAAATTGCTTTTGGCTTTCTCATTCTTTCTTCATTGGTTACCAATAGCGTACTCTTCTTTAAAAAGTGGAAAGATGCAGCTGTGGAGCAAGAGCGCTTAAAGCATGAACATACCGCATTGCAATACGAAACGTTAAAGAGTCAGGTAAATCCACATTTTTTATTTAATAGTTTAAATGCCTTGATTCAGCTCATACACACTGATGCAGACAAAGCCGAAGCATATGTGAAAAAGCTCTCACATGTGTATCGCTTTGTGTTGGATATGAAAGATAAGGAAACCGTTGCATTAAAAAAGGAATTACAGGCGGTTGAAGATTATATCTTTCTTTTAAAAATAAAATACGGAGATAGCCTGAAAGTCAGTTTTCCGGATGAACTGCCAGAAGGAGCAAGGATTGTACCTCTCTCGCTGCAGATGTTACTCGAGAATGTAGTAAAACACAATGTTATTGCTCGAAGTAAACCTGTTGAAGTAACCATTCATTTGAAAAATGACTACCTGATCGTTAAGAATAATATTAACGAAAAAACAGATAAAGAACATTCGACAGGGATTGGACTTGAGAATATATCTACCCGTTATCGATATCTGACTAATAAAACAGTTACCATTCATCACGAGGAAGGACGTTTTGAAGTAGGACTTCCGCTAATGTCCATTATCAAAAAAGAAGAATAA
- a CDS encoding LytTR family DNA-binding domain-containing protein, which translates to MKLKVVIIEDEMMAAARMRDLLLQYDPEIEIIAELDSVEDAVKWFRNGIAPDLVLMDIQLADGISFNIFDEVKVDYPIIFTTAYQEYAIRAFKVNSIDYLLKPVSYSDLEQAMESFRKQLGFGSNQLSLEVIEKVRQMLKKDYKKRFTARVGEHIKSIPTEDITFFHSEGKGTFITTIEKRQYLIDYSLEALNELIDPDMFFRINRQYIIKHSAIEDIMAYSQSRLKVRLKNCDDDKILISRDKVSSFKEWLEI; encoded by the coding sequence ATGAAACTGAAGGTAGTAATTATAGAAGATGAAATGATGGCAGCAGCGAGGATGAGAGATCTGTTGCTTCAATATGATCCGGAAATAGAAATTATTGCAGAGCTGGATTCAGTGGAAGATGCTGTGAAGTGGTTTAGGAATGGTATAGCCCCTGATCTGGTATTGATGGATATTCAGCTGGCGGATGGTATCAGTTTTAATATTTTTGATGAGGTGAAGGTAGATTATCCGATTATTTTCACAACTGCATATCAGGAGTATGCCATCAGAGCTTTTAAAGTCAATAGTATCGATTATTTGTTGAAACCTGTTTCATATTCCGATCTGGAACAAGCGATGGAGTCCTTTAGAAAACAGTTAGGGTTTGGAAGTAATCAGCTTTCTCTTGAAGTGATTGAGAAGGTAAGGCAGATGTTGAAGAAAGATTATAAAAAGCGATTTACAGCAAGGGTTGGTGAACATATAAAATCGATTCCTACGGAGGATATTACCTTTTTTCATAGCGAAGGAAAAGGTACCTTTATCACTACCATTGAAAAGCGTCAGTACCTGATTGATTATTCACTGGAGGCTTTAAACGAATTGATCGATCCGGATATGTTCTTCCGCATAAACCGCCAATATATTATCAAACATTCTGCCATTGAGGATATAATGGCTTATTCTCAAAGTCGTTTAAAGGTAAGGCTTAAGAACTGCGATGATGATAAAATTCTTATCAGCAGAGATAAAGTGAGTTCTTTTAAAGAATGGCTGGAGATTTGA
- a CDS encoding response regulator transcription factor, whose amino-acid sequence MTNKHLLIVEDEPDMQQGIKDNLEFEGYTVDVADDGEMAIKKITSTQYDLILLDVMIPKISGFDVCKQVRHKGIETPIIFLTAKGEEIDKVIGLESGGDDYMTKPFSLRELMARIKAVLRRAGNHTKEETDPTIKIGKLEVNFENYMANCDGEPVKLTAKEFDILKYLLEHKNATISRDSILDNIWGYDYQPTARTVDNFILKLRQKIETDPNHPEILITIHGIGYRFVY is encoded by the coding sequence ATGACCAACAAACATTTATTAATAGTTGAAGATGAACCTGATATGCAACAGGGCATAAAAGACAATCTTGAATTTGAAGGATATACTGTTGACGTGGCTGACGACGGTGAGATGGCGATTAAGAAAATTACCAGTACCCAATATGACCTTATTTTACTGGATGTAATGATTCCAAAAATAAGTGGTTTTGATGTTTGTAAGCAGGTTCGTCATAAAGGAATTGAAACACCTATCATTTTCTTAACTGCTAAAGGCGAAGAAATTGATAAAGTTATCGGACTGGAATCAGGAGGTGATGATTACATGACCAAACCATTCAGTTTGCGCGAGCTGATGGCCAGAATTAAAGCCGTACTGCGCCGGGCAGGCAATCATACCAAAGAAGAAACAGATCCCACCATTAAAATAGGTAAACTGGAAGTAAATTTTGAGAATTATATGGCCAATTGCGATGGTGAACCTGTAAAGCTGACAGCCAAAGAATTTGATATTCTCAAATACCTGCTCGAACATAAAAACGCCACCATTAGTCGCGACAGTATCCTTGATAATATCTGGGGTTATGACTATCAACCAACTGCTCGTACCGTTGATAATTTTATTCTAAAACTGCGTCAAAAAATAGAAACCGACCCCAATCATCCCGAAATATTAATTACGATACATGGCATCGGGTATCGATTTGTATATTAA